A region of Lysobacter stagni DNA encodes the following proteins:
- a CDS encoding phage baseplate assembly protein V → MGSAQDRSLRAAFDRNARRLGAVVARAVLRMVDDTSARQLLQVEVLRDELLDAVERLQNYGLTSCPHVGADAIVLAVGGHRAQSVVVVVDDRRYRLSGLKPGEVALHDDIGNLVHLTRDGLRIESQQGVEVAAPEVRVEADAISLKGQLTVEGDTAFKGKVSANGVAIDDTHRHGQVQPGSGISGTPASG, encoded by the coding sequence GTGGGTAGTGCGCAAGACCGGAGCCTGCGCGCCGCGTTCGACCGGAATGCACGCCGCCTGGGTGCGGTCGTGGCTCGGGCCGTGCTACGCATGGTTGACGACACATCCGCGCGCCAGCTCCTGCAGGTGGAAGTGCTGCGGGACGAACTTCTCGACGCTGTCGAGCGCCTGCAGAACTACGGCCTGACCTCCTGTCCACACGTCGGCGCGGACGCCATCGTTCTGGCCGTAGGTGGTCACCGCGCGCAGAGCGTGGTGGTGGTGGTCGACGATCGTCGCTACCGGCTGAGCGGCCTTAAGCCGGGCGAGGTGGCGCTTCATGACGACATCGGAAACCTGGTCCACCTGACCCGCGATGGTCTCCGAATCGAGAGCCAGCAAGGCGTCGAGGTCGCCGCGCCGGAGGTTCGCGTGGAGGCCGACGCGATCTCGCTCAAGGGGCAACTAACCGTGGAAGGCGACACCGCATTCAAGGGCAAGGTCAGCGCCAATGGTGTCGCGATCGACGACACGCACCGCCACGGCCAGGTCCAGCCCGGCAGCGGCATCAGCGGAACTCCAGCAAGTGGCTGA
- a CDS encoding phage tail sheath C-terminal domain-containing protein: protein MISFDQIPNDLRTPGVYTEINSSRAVSGAQLLRYRVLLIGQKLQDGAASPLVPVRVTHLDTARGLFGAGSMLATMVEAALAQGGTNELWALPLQDADEAVASQGAIALAGQANAAGTLSIYIAGKACHVAVAAGDTAEELAAKLHGALDELADLPVVVTGLPAPLDALGDTVVQLQARHRGEAGDDIDIRLNLHGEPAVPGITTTITAMSGGARNPDVRPAIAALGDDWFQVWALPYTNAANLVEVENELADRFDAMREIEGHAFAAARGTLAELSALGTSRNSPHVSIVAAGSEPMPPWAKAAETAAIAARYASLDPARPLKALPYRYCLPPAEIDRQTLQERNLLLFDGIATTTVEAGGVMVTERLITTYRRNAAGAVDTAYLDVETLFTLSTLRHDWKNYLLTKYPRHKVGNDGVRFAPGQAVVTPGLIKAEAVSKFREWEELGLVENFDQFRADLIVERNAADPSRIDVLLPPDLINGLRILATQIQFRL, encoded by the coding sequence ATGATTTCGTTCGACCAGATCCCCAACGACCTGCGCACGCCGGGCGTCTACACCGAGATCAACAGCAGCCGCGCAGTCAGTGGCGCGCAGCTGCTTCGGTACCGGGTGCTGCTCATCGGCCAGAAGCTGCAGGACGGCGCGGCGTCGCCGCTGGTGCCGGTGCGTGTCACGCACCTGGACACCGCGCGCGGCCTGTTCGGTGCCGGCTCGATGCTCGCCACGATGGTCGAGGCCGCACTCGCCCAGGGCGGTACGAACGAGCTGTGGGCGCTTCCGCTGCAGGACGCGGACGAGGCCGTGGCGTCGCAGGGTGCGATCGCGCTCGCGGGTCAGGCGAACGCCGCAGGCACACTCTCGATCTACATCGCCGGCAAGGCCTGCCACGTCGCCGTGGCCGCCGGAGACACGGCCGAAGAGCTCGCCGCGAAGCTGCATGGTGCGCTGGACGAGCTTGCGGATCTTCCGGTCGTGGTGACCGGCTTGCCGGCGCCTTTGGATGCCCTGGGCGATACCGTCGTGCAGCTGCAGGCGCGCCACCGGGGCGAAGCCGGCGACGACATCGACATTCGCCTGAACCTTCATGGCGAGCCGGCCGTGCCGGGCATCACGACCACGATCACCGCGATGAGCGGTGGCGCGCGCAACCCCGACGTGCGCCCTGCAATTGCGGCGCTGGGTGATGACTGGTTCCAGGTCTGGGCGTTGCCGTACACGAACGCCGCGAACCTGGTGGAGGTCGAAAACGAACTGGCGGACCGCTTCGACGCGATGCGCGAGATCGAAGGCCATGCGTTCGCCGCGGCGCGCGGCACCCTGGCCGAACTGAGCGCACTTGGCACCTCCCGCAACAGCCCGCACGTGTCCATTGTGGCGGCCGGCAGTGAGCCGATGCCGCCCTGGGCGAAGGCGGCGGAAACTGCGGCGATCGCCGCGCGGTATGCCAGCCTCGATCCGGCGCGCCCGCTGAAGGCGCTGCCCTATCGCTACTGCCTGCCTCCTGCGGAGATCGATCGCCAGACGCTGCAGGAGCGCAACCTGCTGCTGTTCGACGGCATCGCCACGACGACTGTGGAAGCGGGCGGGGTGATGGTGACGGAACGGCTGATCACCACGTACCGCCGGAACGCCGCAGGCGCGGTCGACACGGCCTACCTGGACGTCGAGACGCTGTTCACGCTCTCGACGCTGCGGCACGACTGGAAAAACTACCTGCTCACCAAGTACCCGCGGCACAAGGTCGGCAACGACGGCGTGCGGTTCGCGCCCGGGCAGGCCGTCGTGACGCCGGGCCTGATCAAGGCCGAGGCGGTGTCGAAGTTCCGCGAGTGGGAGGAGCTCGGCCTCGTCGAGAACTTCGACCAGTTCCGCGCGGATCTGATTGTCGAGCGCAACGCCGCCGACCCGAGCCGAATCGACGTGCTCCTGCCGCCTGACCTGATCAACGGCCTGCGCATCCTCGCCACCCAGATTCAGTTCCGGCTGTAA
- a CDS encoding phage tail tape measure protein yields the protein MAGKRFDLSVVIRGIDNITGTVGRIQRSIAGFHNQVTARFRGFGQRMGFGELTRAAGGVKTALGGLVARLTMVGGAIAALATTAGATAYSLLQSFADAAGAVNDVSRSIDINAETLQEWRFGAKQTGVETEAFDKALQTLTRNLGQAAKGKGPADLLKALGISLKTTSGRLKTAEQIFPQFADKMQAIRDPTLRAAAAAELFGKAGVRLLPLMMEGSEGLARYAAEARRLNLVISTDSISAADDFGDKLDSLKGAFTGLRNVAGSALMPVMTKLIEQLTDFVSKHGDEIRGFFERLGDELEKLPDRIEEIRAEFDKLRAKVKPLTDFVEGLCAEFGTANVILAITAAVISTVVVTAIAQLTLSVYALGVAILTTPLGWILAALLLIGVAAYKLYKNWDLITSGFEAWWETVKGIFGVAGDFLSGIWDDITAGFKGGFLEGLIGLWKTLNPVALITRAFTELLPNLKRAIEPAIRWVTDKLDRLLPDWAQALIGGIPSSAGKTVGAGGGAKGLGAGARLGPPVGAEAVGERSAAVRDSLARVQVDFTRMPTGTRVSSETRGPMEFELNQGYARSF from the coding sequence GTGGCAGGCAAACGCTTCGACCTCTCGGTAGTCATCCGAGGGATCGACAACATCACCGGCACGGTCGGGCGGATTCAGCGGTCTATCGCCGGCTTCCACAACCAGGTGACGGCGCGCTTTCGCGGTTTCGGCCAGCGGATGGGGTTTGGGGAGCTGACGCGCGCGGCCGGAGGAGTGAAGACCGCGCTCGGCGGCCTAGTGGCCCGCCTCACGATGGTGGGTGGCGCCATCGCAGCGCTTGCGACCACCGCAGGCGCAACGGCCTACAGCCTGCTGCAGTCATTCGCCGATGCCGCGGGCGCGGTCAACGACGTCTCCCGCTCGATCGACATCAATGCGGAAACCCTGCAGGAGTGGCGGTTCGGCGCGAAGCAGACCGGGGTGGAGACTGAAGCGTTCGACAAGGCTTTGCAGACGCTCACCCGGAACCTCGGTCAAGCCGCGAAAGGCAAGGGGCCGGCCGATCTGCTCAAAGCCTTGGGCATTTCACTCAAGACCACGAGTGGTCGATTGAAGACCGCCGAGCAGATCTTCCCGCAGTTTGCGGACAAGATGCAGGCGATTCGCGATCCGACTTTGCGCGCGGCGGCGGCGGCTGAGCTGTTCGGAAAGGCCGGTGTGCGCCTGTTGCCGCTGATGATGGAAGGGAGCGAGGGCCTCGCCCGCTACGCGGCGGAGGCGCGCCGGCTCAATCTGGTCATCAGCACCGACTCCATCTCTGCAGCAGACGACTTCGGCGACAAGCTGGACAGCCTCAAAGGCGCGTTCACCGGGCTGCGCAACGTCGCCGGCTCGGCGCTGATGCCGGTCATGACGAAGCTGATTGAGCAGCTCACGGACTTCGTCAGCAAGCATGGCGATGAGATTCGCGGGTTCTTCGAGCGCTTGGGCGACGAACTGGAAAAGCTGCCAGACCGGATTGAAGAGATCCGCGCGGAGTTCGACAAGCTGCGCGCGAAGGTCAAGCCGCTGACCGATTTCGTGGAAGGGCTCTGCGCCGAGTTCGGCACCGCCAACGTCATTCTGGCCATCACGGCGGCCGTGATATCGACCGTCGTCGTCACCGCCATTGCGCAGTTGACCCTGTCGGTCTATGCGCTCGGCGTCGCCATTCTCACCACCCCGTTGGGTTGGATATTGGCAGCGCTGCTGCTGATCGGCGTCGCTGCGTACAAGCTCTACAAGAACTGGGATCTGATCACGAGTGGATTCGAAGCCTGGTGGGAAACGGTGAAAGGCATTTTCGGCGTCGCGGGGGACTTCCTCAGCGGAATCTGGGACGACATCACGGCAGGATTCAAAGGCGGATTCCTTGAAGGGCTGATTGGGCTCTGGAAAACGCTCAATCCGGTTGCGCTGATCACGCGGGCATTCACTGAGTTGCTGCCGAACCTCAAGCGCGCGATCGAGCCCGCGATTCGCTGGGTGACCGACAAACTGGACCGCCTGCTTCCCGATTGGGCGCAAGCCCTGATCGGCGGCATCCCGTCGTCGGCTGGCAAGACGGTCGGCGCGGGAGGTGGCGCGAAGGGGCTGGGTGCAGGTGCGCGCCTGGGACCGCCAGTGGGCGCCGAGGCGGTGGGTGAAAGGTCCGCTGCTGTGCGCGATAGCTTGGCGCGAGTCCAGGTGGACTTCACGCGGATGCCGACGGGCACCCGCGTGAGTTCGGAAACTCGTGGGCCCATGGAGTTCGAACTGAACCAAGGCTACGCGCGGAGCTTCTGA
- a CDS encoding head-tail joining protein translates to MPIPQTPWEAQVGTAMRSCIAVFGEGPKRVRYLHRSGLAYDINGIFEAQTEQVDPETGAAILSNRPYLHVDLAELQQVPVSGDRCVIRGRTYRVVEPEFDGQGTASLRLHLD, encoded by the coding sequence ATGCCCATTCCACAGACGCCGTGGGAAGCGCAGGTCGGCACCGCGATGCGTTCGTGCATCGCGGTGTTCGGCGAAGGCCCGAAGCGGGTGCGCTACTTGCACCGCTCGGGCCTGGCCTACGACATCAACGGCATCTTCGAAGCTCAGACCGAGCAGGTCGACCCGGAGACTGGCGCCGCCATCCTCAGCAATCGACCCTACCTGCACGTCGATCTCGCAGAACTGCAGCAGGTGCCGGTGTCCGGTGACCGATGCGTGATCCGCGGGCGAACCTACCGCGTCGTCGAGCCCGAGTTCGACGGGCAGGGCACCGCAAGCCTCCGCCTCCACCTGGATTGA
- a CDS encoding DUF2635 domain-containing protein, whose protein sequence is MSTPYLLHVKPAPGRLVRWPNTRRLAPDGDRVPRSPYWLRRLECGDVVEVPAAPPILEVRDVAPPELTESAHDIVPEPAPAAPPKPRARKESP, encoded by the coding sequence ATGAGCACCCCGTACCTCCTGCACGTGAAGCCCGCCCCGGGACGCCTGGTGCGCTGGCCGAACACGCGCCGACTGGCGCCTGACGGTGACCGCGTGCCGCGCTCGCCGTACTGGCTGCGCCGACTCGAATGCGGCGATGTCGTCGAAGTGCCGGCCGCACCGCCCATCTTGGAGGTGCGCGACGTCGCCCCACCCGAACTCACGGAATCCGCGCACGACATCGTGCCGGAACCCGCACCCGCCGCCCCGCCCAAGCCTCGCGCACGCAAGGAGTCCCCATGA
- a CDS encoding DNA circularization protein: protein MSWRDHYRTASFRGVEFRVDGHKAGYGRRQVVHEYAQRDTPFTEDLGRKPREFSVDGYVVGLDYHLQRDRIIDACEVGGPGELVHPYRGSLHVVCTGLSVQESKSEGGIAYLSFSFVEAGEARYPADSVDGVSSVSSAAQGVLDAAQSAFGRSWSTAGMPSFVANAAAAHPQSLSAFFARVLTNPLDAVQNVAGFARQVQQLADQALSLADEPLELATKVVALITRARTIFGAEAGTVLRDLQATFPVLQNSRASTAARQQEASNAAAFASLVRAAALAERTHHAVVTAASGGFATHEDAVTERAEISAAIDEEMESPGLADPVFVALSTMGAEAVRGIPSPGQRLPQLVAYVPPSTLPTLVLAHRLYGTAERAIEIVARNRIAHPGFVPGGVALQVLGNG from the coding sequence ATGAGCTGGCGCGACCACTACCGCACCGCGAGCTTTCGCGGTGTGGAATTCCGCGTGGACGGTCACAAGGCAGGCTACGGACGGCGCCAGGTAGTCCACGAGTATGCGCAGCGCGACACGCCCTTCACCGAGGACCTCGGGCGCAAGCCACGCGAGTTCTCGGTCGATGGGTACGTCGTTGGCCTCGACTACCACCTGCAGCGCGATCGGATCATCGACGCGTGCGAAGTGGGAGGCCCCGGCGAGCTGGTCCATCCGTACCGCGGCAGTCTCCATGTGGTGTGCACCGGCCTCTCGGTGCAGGAGTCCAAGAGCGAGGGCGGCATCGCCTACCTGTCGTTCTCGTTTGTCGAAGCGGGTGAGGCACGGTATCCCGCCGACAGCGTCGACGGCGTCAGCAGCGTTTCCTCGGCGGCACAAGGCGTGCTCGACGCGGCTCAGAGCGCGTTCGGCCGCAGCTGGTCGACCGCGGGCATGCCGTCGTTCGTGGCCAACGCCGCCGCCGCACATCCCCAGTCGCTTTCGGCCTTCTTTGCGCGCGTGCTCACCAATCCGCTCGACGCGGTACAGAACGTGGCGGGCTTCGCGCGCCAGGTTCAGCAGCTTGCGGACCAGGCACTCTCGCTCGCCGATGAGCCGCTGGAGCTCGCCACAAAGGTGGTCGCCCTGATCACCCGGGCGCGCACGATCTTCGGCGCGGAAGCGGGAACGGTCCTGCGCGACCTGCAGGCCACGTTTCCGGTACTCCAAAACTCGCGTGCGAGCACGGCGGCACGGCAACAGGAGGCGAGCAACGCGGCGGCATTCGCCTCGCTGGTACGAGCCGCGGCACTGGCCGAGCGAACGCACCATGCGGTCGTGACGGCCGCCAGCGGCGGTTTCGCGACGCATGAGGATGCGGTCACCGAGCGCGCGGAGATCTCCGCCGCGATCGACGAGGAAATGGAGTCGCCTGGATTGGCCGACCCGGTCTTCGTCGCCCTGTCGACGATGGGCGCGGAGGCGGTACGCGGCATCCCGTCGCCGGGGCAGCGACTTCCGCAGCTGGTCGCGTACGTTCCGCCGTCGACGCTGCCGACGCTGGTGCTGGCACACCGCCTCTACGGCACCGCCGAGCGAGCGATAGAGATCGTCGCGCGCAACCGCATCGCACACCCGGGGTTCGTACCCGGCGGCGTTGCGCTGCAGGTCCTCGGCAATGGGTGA
- a CDS encoding phage GP46 family protein, whose translation MADIALRFESARSGDLAMDGRDLARDDGLETAALLSLFTDRRATVEQLPTGFDLRDLRGWWGDSVAEVTGDQFGSLLWTLAREKQTTETLAKARGYVEQALAWMVEDRVTGQVSVATQYVARGVMRIDVEIERPQGVRIQYRFDYEWAGQAARAG comes from the coding sequence GTGGCTGACATCGCATTGCGGTTCGAGAGCGCGCGGTCGGGCGATCTCGCAATGGACGGCCGCGACCTCGCGCGCGACGACGGGCTCGAAACTGCCGCGCTGCTTTCGCTGTTCACGGATCGACGGGCGACGGTTGAGCAACTGCCGACTGGCTTCGACCTGCGCGATCTGCGCGGGTGGTGGGGCGACAGCGTCGCCGAGGTGACCGGCGACCAGTTCGGCTCGCTGCTGTGGACGCTCGCGCGCGAAAAGCAAACGACCGAGACCCTCGCGAAGGCGAGGGGCTACGTGGAACAGGCGCTCGCCTGGATGGTGGAGGATCGGGTGACAGGACAGGTGAGCGTGGCGACTCAGTACGTCGCGCGCGGCGTGATGCGCATCGACGTCGAGATCGAGCGGCCGCAGGGCGTTCGCATCCAATACCGCTTTGACTACGAATGGGCGGGGCAAGCCGCGAGGGCAGGGTAA
- a CDS encoding phage baseplate assembly protein, with protein MGDTVELLVGGLLYGGWKEVGITRAMDAAAGTFRLNLTDRWVGQEEAWEINAGDLCEVRIGGEAVISGYVDVVNLQFDAGQRAIDVQGRDRSADLIDCSAVHKPDQWRGIALLQLATVLGAPFGVSARAEVSVGAAFAQVKLDHGETAMEALVRHARMRGVLVMPDGRGGLLLTRAGEHRAAVALVQGTNILSASGKLDWSERFSEYLVKGQSTYREEDSDAEREAHVSGQARDGFVTRYRPLILQADADVTPGAARDRAVWEANSRIGRSAEAGIVVQGWRQSAGGALWAPNQLVQVVAPWLRLAGDMLIRQVTFQLGPQGTTTELAVVSPQAYSPEPPKSEKTKDKVKGKGKANSWHAVIPEEVRRG; from the coding sequence ATGGGTGACACCGTTGAGCTTCTCGTCGGCGGGCTGCTGTACGGCGGCTGGAAGGAGGTCGGGATCACGCGCGCCATGGACGCCGCGGCCGGAACCTTTCGCCTGAACTTGACGGATCGCTGGGTGGGCCAGGAAGAGGCCTGGGAGATCAATGCCGGCGACCTGTGCGAGGTCCGGATCGGTGGCGAGGCCGTCATCAGCGGCTACGTGGATGTCGTCAATCTGCAGTTCGACGCGGGCCAGCGCGCCATCGACGTACAAGGGCGCGACCGTTCCGCCGATCTGATCGACTGCAGCGCCGTGCACAAGCCGGATCAGTGGCGCGGCATCGCGCTACTGCAGCTGGCGACCGTGCTCGGCGCGCCCTTCGGTGTCTCGGCGCGCGCCGAAGTGTCAGTCGGCGCCGCCTTCGCGCAGGTCAAGCTCGACCACGGCGAAACGGCCATGGAGGCCCTCGTGCGGCACGCGCGCATGCGCGGAGTGCTGGTCATGCCCGACGGGCGCGGCGGGCTGCTGCTGACGCGCGCCGGCGAACACCGCGCGGCCGTTGCGCTGGTGCAGGGCACGAACATCCTGTCGGCCAGCGGAAAGCTCGACTGGTCGGAGCGCTTCAGCGAATACCTGGTGAAGGGACAGAGCACATACCGCGAAGAGGACAGCGATGCCGAGCGCGAGGCCCATGTCAGCGGGCAGGCGCGCGACGGTTTCGTTACCCGGTACCGCCCGCTCATCCTGCAGGCCGATGCGGACGTCACGCCGGGTGCCGCACGCGATCGCGCGGTATGGGAAGCGAACTCGAGGATCGGTCGCTCGGCCGAGGCTGGAATCGTCGTGCAGGGCTGGCGGCAGTCCGCTGGCGGAGCGTTGTGGGCCCCGAACCAGCTCGTGCAGGTTGTCGCGCCGTGGCTGCGCCTGGCCGGTGACATGTTGATCCGGCAGGTGACATTCCAGCTGGGGCCGCAGGGCACCACGACGGAACTGGCAGTGGTCAGTCCACAGGCCTACTCGCCCGAGCCGCCGAAGAGCGAGAAGACGAAGGACAAGGTCAAGGGAAAGGGCAAGGCGAACTCGTGGCACGCAGTGATCCCGGAGGAGGTGCGGCGTGGGTAG
- a CDS encoding phage tail tube protein → MSNNRVGGVIELKVDSTIYRAKGNFTYNLGRGKRDAVLGADGIHGYKEVPQACFIEGEITDHREMSLDALLDLTDATAYMRLANGKAIVLRGAWYASEGTGNTEEGNIGFRLEGMSAEEIA, encoded by the coding sequence ATGAGCAACAACCGCGTCGGCGGCGTGATCGAGCTGAAGGTCGACAGCACGATCTACCGGGCCAAAGGCAATTTCACCTACAACCTCGGGCGCGGGAAGCGCGATGCCGTTCTGGGTGCTGACGGCATCCACGGCTACAAGGAAGTGCCGCAAGCCTGCTTCATCGAAGGCGAGATCACCGACCACCGTGAGATGAGCCTCGATGCCTTGCTCGACTTGACCGATGCCACTGCGTACATGCGGCTGGCCAACGGCAAGGCCATCGTGCTGCGCGGCGCCTGGTACGCGAGCGAAGGCACCGGCAACACCGAGGAGGGCAACATCGGATTCCGCCTGGAAGGCATGAGCGCAGAGGAGATCGCGTGA
- a CDS encoding phage tail assembly protein, producing the protein MSSEKVYTLKHPVQLGGQTVAKVTLGRVKGKHLRAFPASNPTMGDMLDLAAKVMGESGLLLDEMEAEDIAGVCELLGESFQAGPETGSKP; encoded by the coding sequence ATGTCGAGCGAGAAGGTCTACACCCTCAAGCACCCTGTCCAATTGGGTGGCCAGACAGTCGCGAAGGTGACGTTGGGCCGCGTCAAGGGCAAGCACCTGCGAGCCTTCCCTGCGTCGAACCCGACCATGGGCGACATGCTCGACCTGGCCGCGAAGGTCATGGGCGAGTCGGGCCTTCTCCTGGACGAGATGGAGGCGGAGGACATCGCCGGCGTGTGCGAACTGTTGGGGGAGTCCTTTCAGGCTGGCCCGGAGACTGGCAGCAAGCCGTAA